The bacterium BMS3Abin08 genomic interval CAAGGGAAAACAGGATATCCGTTGCAAAGATGAAGAAATCACAGAGCGAACTCGGGATGATCCTCACATCCCTCGAGAGGGAAAGCAAGAGGGATGAATCACTCAAACTCGCCCATTATATCCAGAGGTCTCTTGTATCCGGACTCTCCGGGAGATACAAGAGGGTGATAAACCTTGGTGTCAAACAGGCCCTCTTTTATGTTCTTGTCGGGGCGGAGATGCCGTCCGTACTTGTAGAGGTTGCCTTTATAAGCAACCCGGCTGAAGAGAGGATGCTGAAGAGCAGGAAGTTCAGAGAGACCTCTGCCCGCGGGATTGCATCAGGCATATACAGATATATCCTCTCCCTCCCCGATGCACCAAAACTTGCAATGAACAGATAGGATCTGCCACAATTGATACTGTCTTGACTTCGAAGTCCGTCAAGTCAAAATCATTATAATGGAAAAATCCTCTCTTTGGGGCTGAAAAAATGGATGTATATCTGAGAATATTCTCTTTTACCATCTTTGCACTTATCATCCTTGTGATCCATAACACGTTTTTTTCAATAGCACTACTTTCCATCAGTATCCTAATTTTTCTAATCTACCCGGACAGGAGGATGAGGAAGGGCTGGATACCGGTCGGTATTTTAATCCTTACCACCTTTACAGGTAATATATTCTTTCATAACGGACGGGTAATTATAGAGATGGGTGCATTAATCATCACAGATGATTCCCTGCAAAGCGCACTGACCAGGGCCGGAAGGGTTTCAGGACTTATTGTTGCTGCAAAGATCCTTATGCTTACCACCTCCATTGAAGATATTATCTCCTCCCTGAAAACACTCTCAAGTCCACTCAAGAGGGTCGGTATCAGGACCGACGAGTTCTTCAATACCGCCACGCTGAGTATAAAGCTCCTCCCACATATAAAAGAGGAAGCAGGCCACTTATTCAGATCAAAAACAGAGGGGCTTGACCGCATCGGGTTGTTTCAGAAAATGAAGATAGGCGCGGGAATCCTCTTGCCGCTTATGACCCGGATAATGTTGATGCCTGAGAGGTTCTCCCCTGATCCGAAGGAACAACCGGACAGGATCGCACAGGAATACAAAGAACATGGACAGTCCGGATAAACATCCATCCCCCGAAAGGGACAGGCGGGGCAACAGGTTCTACCTGTTCACAATAATCATCTTTACCATCTCTCTTGCCTATTTAAGCTATCTCATCCTCAGACCATTCCTCTCTGCAATCGCATGGGCAATAGTTTTAACGGTTGTTTTCTATCCTGTTTATGCCTATCTGAGAAGGTTTGTCAGGTGGAAATCATTGGCCTCTTTAATTACCTTAATAATCGTGATAGCCATGATAGTCGGCCCCTTCTCCTATCTCACCGTCAACCTCACCAGTGAATTAAAAAACTTTGCTGAATACCTCAATACACAGGGCATAGGAAAGGTTGACGAATGGCTGAGGAGCCCACAGGCTGTCTGGATACAGGAAAGGGTTCAGTCGGTTTTCAACATCAGGGACTTTGACATTGCACGGATAATATCGGAAAACATCTCCAAAATCGGTAAGGTAATTCTTGGAAATATCACAACAGGTGTGGCCAATGTCTTCACTGTTATTATCAACTTCTTTCTTATGATCTTTGCATTGTTCTTTTTATTGAAGGACGCACCCGATTTCATGGGAAGAATCAGGGACTATATGCCCTTTTCCCAGGAACAGAAGAGGAGGCTTGAATCCCAGATAAAGGATATGGTCATCTCTACAATCTATGGGGGGGTTATTGTTGCCCTGATACAGGGAGTGCTGGGTGGGATAACCTTCTTTTTTCTTGGACTCGAATCGCCGGTGCTCCTTGGTACCGCAATAGGCTTTATGTCTTTTATCCCGGGGCTTGGGGCAGCTTCCGTATGGGGACCCGTGGTAATCTATCTTTTTATTAAAAATGCAGTCGTCAAGGCAGTTGTCCTCCTTTTTGTGGGGATCTTCATAATAAGCATGGTTGATAATATCCTGAAACCTATCATCATCAGTGGAAGAACGAGAATGCCCACACCCATAATCTTTTTCAGCGTTATCGGCGGCCTCAATCTCTTCGGCCTTCTCGGCCTGATCCTTGGTCCACTGGTTCTGGCACTCTTTATATCCGTCCTGGAGATATTCAGAAACCTTGAGGAGGAAACGGCACCTCCATAGGATATTTACGGGCTGTTGCCCAAGGGGCAAGGTGGCCCACCCACAACCTTCTCCGCTGTCTGTGTGCAACGCACGGGCAGGTGGGTAATGGCTTTTCGTCTCATTCTCGTCGGGCCTCCTGCCCTTTTCATGAATTGATGGAATCTCTGTCGACAATTCAGGGCGCTTGGCGGGAGAGTATTGGGGGAAGCGAGGGGATTTTAGGCTGAAAAGTTAATCCGGGGTACATTCAAACCGGAATAAGTATTATAATATACTGTCGTGTACAACCTTG includes:
- a CDS encoding putative inner membrane protein; this encodes MDSPDKHPSPERDRRGNRFYLFTIIIFTISLAYLSYLILRPFLSAIAWAIVLTVVFYPVYAYLRRFVRWKSLASLITLIIVIAMIVGPFSYLTVNLTSELKNFAEYLNTQGIGKVDEWLRSPQAVWIQERVQSVFNIRDFDIARIISENISKIGKVILGNITTGVANVFTVIINFFLMIFALFFLLKDAPDFMGRIRDYMPFSQEQKRRLESQIKDMVISTIYGGVIVALIQGVLGGITFFFLGLESPVLLGTAIGFMSFIPGLGAASVWGPVVIYLFIKNAVVKAVVLLFVGIFIISMVDNILKPIIISGRTRMPTPIIFFSVIGGLNLFGLLGLILGPLVLALFISVLEIFRNLEEETAPP
- the ecfT_1 gene encoding energy-coupling factor transporter transmembrane protein EcfT, which gives rise to MDVYLRIFSFTIFALIILVIHNTFFSIALLSISILIFLIYPDRRMRKGWIPVGILILTTFTGNIFFHNGRVIIEMGALIITDDSLQSALTRAGRVSGLIVAAKILMLTTSIEDIISSLKTLSSPLKRVGIRTDEFFNTATLSIKLLPHIKEEAGHLFRSKTEGLDRIGLFQKMKIGAGILLPLMTRIMLMPERFSPDPKEQPDRIAQEYKEHGQSG